In Candidatus Nezhaarchaeota archaeon, the sequence GCTGGTTTAATAGTGATAACTCAAAGACCCCAGCTTTTAGACACTACTGTTAGAGGGCTCGTTGGTACCTGGATAATCCATAGATTGTCAGATCCGAACGATATGAGGATAACTCTCGAGAGCGGGGGGCTTGATAGGGAATGGGAGAACAAAATTGCATGGCTTGAAAGCGGTGAAGCAGTCATAAGCGGCGAAGCCGTCGAGAAGATACCCATCATGGTTAAGGTAAGACCACGCGAAACTAAACATGGAGGGGAGGGCTTTAACCCACTAGACTATGCTGTTAAGGCTGTAGAAGGCATTGCTGCTAAGTCCCTAGAGAAGCTCTCTAAAACCGTAACCCGCGAGTCAAATAAGCTTCAGAAACAACCATTATCAGCACTAGGTCTCCCCCAAGCCTTCCTTCCAGTGCTCATGGATGAGTCCGAGATCTTGACAAAAATGAGGTCTCAAGTAGCTGGCTTTGAGGCTGATGTGGTCTCACTTGAGCTAACTTATATGCCAGCACTTTACTGTGAGGTTAAAGCCTATATAGAAAGGCAGAATCCTCACATAAAGTACTCTGAATCCATTCGAAGACTCATCCCAGTTGGTATAGAGGTTGGTGAAATAGATTGGGATAGCGTTCAAGCTTATGGCCTCGAGCTAAAGGACGTGGAGTCGTTAGAGCTCCTAACCTCACCACCACGACCTGGCTTCTATCAGAAGACTTGCTTCAACATATCGGAATCAAAGGTCATAAAGAGAATTAAGGGGGAGCTATTGGCATACGCTGCATCAAAGTTCACAAGGACTGTGTTCTACAGCGAGGCGCTCGGCAAGTTTTCATTAACCGGTGACAGGCACTCCTTCATGTCAGAATGCTTAGAGAAATTAACTGAAATTGAAAAGAGCGAGGAGAGAAACCTTGAAGAGAACCTCACTAAATCCATGCTTGAAATAAACAGAGCAATAGATGGGTATAGAGATAGGCTTCAAAAGCTTGGCGAATTATACAACGCTTTAAGGTATGAGTGCGAGAGACTTGAGAATCAGCTGAAGGAGGCTAAGAAGCAGAAAAGACCAATACTCAAGCTCCTAAAGCAAGTTGAGTCTATGAGGAAAAGGTTGGATGGCATAAGAGATGAAATGTTGAAGATAAACACCCAAATAAAAGTGCTTAACGAGAAGAGGAAAAGCCTGGATGATGAGTACAAGAGGAAGCTCAGGGAGGCTAAGCTTAAAATCGAGGAGCTCAAAAAACTCGACGTAAAATCCATGATAATTCAGCCAGAAGAAGATGAGCTCTCAATACCAGTCTTTCAATTAGTATGGATACCTGTGTACAGGGCTAAAATGATGGTGACGGGCAGTAAGTTATCGCGAGAGGCTGTGATACAGTGGAATGCTGTCAATGGAGGGGGGTCCTATGGATCATGCTTAATATGTGGCATCGAGCTTAGTAATCTAACGAGTCTAGCGGTATGCGATGTATGTCTTCATTTAGTATGTCAACTACATACCACGAGATGCCAAGCATGCGGAGCGCGTGTATGCACGAAGGATTCATGGACTTGTGAATCGTGTAAGAAGACACTATGCAGTAAGGAGCCTTCTCTAAGATGCAAACGCTGTGAAGCAATGCTATGTCAGGAATGTGCCGGGAGGTGCATGAAATGTGGTGATGAAGTCGCCTACTGCTCAGGTCATCTGAGAACTTGTTCCTTATGTAGCTCGACTCTATGTGATGACCACTACGAAGCTCATTTAGTTAAGTGTGATTGTTGCTCAAAGATTATGTGTGAATCCACTACACTTAAATGCCATGTATGTTACAAGCTAATGTGTCAAGATTGCTTTCGAGTATGCGTTAACTGTAATAGAGTGGTGTGTGATGAGCATAGCTGGACGTGTAAGACTTGTGGACAAACCTTCTGTATAAATGAGAAAAGAGAGACCTGCTATACGTGTCATGCAGACGTGTGCTCATCACATGCTCATGTTTGTGAGATCTGTGAAAGAACATCGTGTAATGATCATGCTTACAAGTGTTCCGCTTGTGGTAAGTTATTATGCAAGACCTGCATAGGTGAGATTAGAGGTTTCATCATAAAAAAAGTACTCTGCACTATATGCACCAAAACTAGCTAAACTCCAAACCTTCTCTGCCTTCTCTGATATGTTCTAATAGCCCTAAGAAGGTCTATGTACCTAAACTCTGGCCAATAGACATCCAAGAAGCAGAGTTCACTGTACGCTGACTGCCATAGCAAGAAGCCACTAAGTCTCTCTTCACCTGACGTCCTTATAATGAGGTCGGGATGAGGGTTGGGAAGATGAGACGTGTATAAGAACCTCTCCAGTAACTCTTCGTTTATATCGTCAGGCCTAAGTTCGCCTTTAACTATAAGACTCGATATCCTCCTTACAGCGTCCACAATCTCAGCCCTACCTCCGTAAGCTATGGCCACGTTAAGATAATAGTCCGAGTAGTTAGCTGTAGTATCTTCGAGATTCTTTAGAAGCATCTGAATGCTTTGTGGTAAGAGCCATAGCCTACCCAGAGCTTTAACTTTAACTCGATACTTATGTAGCCTCTCATCATTCTGGACTTTCATTAACGTTTCCTCTATGACCTTCATTACTGCCCTTACCTCTTCAGGCCTCCTTTTAAAGTTCTCGATGGAGAATGCGTACAGCGTAAGCGTCTTGATTCCTAGTTTAAGACACCAATTCAAAAGTTCCTCTACTTTCTTAGCACCAATTTTGTAACCTTCTTCCAGATCTGCTTTCCTACTCTTAGCCCAACGCCTATTACCATCAAGTATGATGCCTACGTGCTGTGGTAAAGGCTTATTCTTCACGGCATTCTCAAGCCACTTGGTGTACAACCAGTATATACCGGCTAATTTCAATAGTTTCTCGAGCAAATTATCCTACCTTCGCGGGGCAATCTTACTTCCTTTTGCTCCTCTTTACTACTCCCTCTTTTAAGCTTGCTTCGTTAAAGGGCTTACCCTTCTCAAGAACCTCTCTGGGGAATCTCTCCAACCACTTTCTCATGAACTCAAGCTCCTCTTCTGGATCCATGAGGCGCTGATCATCCGGCAGCATGTGGGGTATCTCGTCGATTATAGGGTACCACCTGTAACAGTTATCACATATAATCAGGCCCTCGATTACCTCCCTTGAAAAACAGTGCAAACAATCATCATCTGATGGGTTTACATCCTTAACCCAACCACCCTTTAAGGCACAATATAGTGGACATTTTGAGGGCACGCTTTGCGGCCTTTCTCTACTCTCAACGTTGAAGATAATAAGCCGCAATGGAAACTTCTTGCACATTGGGCAGGCTAATAAGTCCATTAATCTAAGCTTCAATTTACCTCCCATCCCTTAACACCTTAAATATGCGTGCTCAGCGATATATGTTACTTGCTAAGGTGTCTATGAATGGAGATAGCAACGCTCTGTGTCTTCGAAGATGAATGCTACATGAACTTCCTCCCGCTGACCTACACTAAGGCAGTGTACGAACTTGTATGCGGCTCAAAAACTCTTCTCCAGAGGGCTGTAGAGATCCTCAAACCCCAAAAGGTTGTACTCATCGCACGAGATTACCTTAAGGATAAGATAGCAGAGAGGACAGGTTTCACTGTTAATGAGGGTGATGTAGAGGGAGATACACTAATAATCAACGGTAGATTGATGCTCGACTCCGAAACCTTGGGAGTATTGGAGAGGTTAAAGAGAGGAGAAGCCATAATTAACGAGGAGTCTCTGCTAGTAGCGAAACTTGGAGAGGGTGTAGCCCGTGGTGTCATAACAAATAGAATCTTTGAACCAAGACTATTTAGGGCTTTGGCGGACGTGACAAAGGCTGAGCTTAAAAGTATTAAGTATTTATGGGACATCATAAAGTTAACACCCATAATGTTGAATGAGATATCTTCATTGGGGGCGCCTTATAGCGGGAGCGAGATAAAGGTCATCGGGGATCCTAAGATGTTAAGAGTGCTAGGCGACCTACAGGTTGATGGGCCAGTAATAGCAGATGTTAGGAGGGGCCCCATATGCGTGGAGGGGAAATGTAAGATAGAAGGTTTCACATGGATAGAAGGGCCAACATACATAGGTAGGGATTGCATAATTAGGGGGGCCTACATAAGGTCAGGATGTTACATAGGGAGGACGTGTAGAATAGGTGTTGGAAGCGAACTTGAAGAAACGATAATCGAAGGCTTCACAAACAAGCAGCACCTAGGATTGATAGCTCGCTCATATATTGGGGAATGGGTCAACATAGGTGCTGGAACTAATAACTCAGACTTAAAAAATACGTATGGAAGCGTGAGGGTAACCATTGGCGACTCAAAGATTGATACGGGCATGCTGAAGCTTGGTTGCTTCATTAGCGACCACGTAAAGACGAGTATAGGCACCCAAATATATACTGGCAAAACGATAGGTCCGTTCTCTCATGTCCATGGCTTCATATTCGAGGATGTGCCACCATTCACGATATGGGCCAAGAGCTTCGGTGTGGAGCCTGTTGAGCTCACATTAGAATCAGCAATTGAAACTCAGAAGAGAATGTATGAAAGGAGGGGGATTAGACAGACTGAAGCAGATGTAAAGCTCGTGAAGATGCTCTTTGAGCTGACAACTAAAGAAAGAATTAAACGGGGGGTTAAGAAGGCCCCCTTCACCTTAGCCTAGCTCATCCCGCTCTGTGACCCGTAATCCTCAATAACATCTAGGACGTCATGTATCATACCCTTCCGTACCATCTCCTCGTAGACCCTCCATACGCGCTTTACCGTCAAGTAGGCCGTGTTAAAGCCTTTGTCTTCAAGCCTAGCCCTAACCTTGTCATAGAAGGACTCGGGCTTTGTGAAAATCTCATCGCTTAGAACTTCCATTATCGTCTCAACAATATCAGAGTTATGAGGATAGCCCTTCCTCCTCATATTAACTCCTCTGGAATGCGATTGGGATGATACGCTATCTTGGGGTTTATGCTGCTCCTCTTAAGCCTCTCAACCACGTGGGGGTACATGAAAACGTACTCTTCCTCCACGTTATCTGGAAGTGCAGGATCTATCTCTGAGAGCCTCTCACGTAACCTCTCAAGACTTTCTCTATCACTAAATGATAGCATTACGGCTGGATGGCAGGAAACGCCGTAATCAAGTAGGTTCTTTAGAGCTTGAAGTTGAAGATTGAACTGCTCACGTAGTGCACCAGTCAATAGTGAGAATTCTTCTTCGCATGTACCCTTAAGTGATACCCTAACGTGTACCGTGCTAAACTTTGATAGGGCTTGCGCATAGCTCTTATCGTTCCCAATAAGTATACCGTTAGTCTCAAGAATAAAATTAAATAAGCCATCGCCTTCAACTAGCTCCAAGACCTTCAGCAGATGATCTCTACCTATAGTCGGCTCATTGCCACTAATTCGAACTTGTTTGTACCCTTGCTTCAAAGCGCAGTTCTTAAGTGCGCTATAGATCTGGCTTGGAGTATAGAAGTTGCCTATTTTATCAGGGTTATCACGAGGAGCTCCACTCCAACAGAAAACGCACTTTAAATTACATCCACAACAGTCAGCCGTCGCTATCC encodes:
- a CDS encoding DUF87 domain-containing protein, with the protein product MEQAQTRLFGVIEGKTTTNSFKVKVLANDVERSSFLEVFQDGAPYVCSIKELYRTERGVYAECYVIGQGPKLPFTPGSPVYIANEDNVRRALKLSIDPSTGLYIGKLKGLNCKVWLPIKKLGRMFIVGKPGSGKSYTAGVIIEELLKKGISVLIIDVHGEYSSLKVMGDITSDEYEVYPRSYSDVVVEFGDPKVNPGVDVPLNTLETASPEDIVVPGQCTIINLRGLLKEEQISFTASILEKVFQALMDGRLKPFYCVLDEAHRFAGREKVKSTDIVRRFAQEGRKFGAGLIVITQRPQLLDTTVRGLVGTWIIHRLSDPNDMRITLESGGLDREWENKIAWLESGEAVISGEAVEKIPIMVKVRPRETKHGGEGFNPLDYAVKAVEGIAAKSLEKLSKTVTRESNKLQKQPLSALGLPQAFLPVLMDESEILTKMRSQVAGFEADVVSLELTYMPALYCEVKAYIERQNPHIKYSESIRRLIPVGIEVGEIDWDSVQAYGLELKDVESLELLTSPPRPGFYQKTCFNISESKVIKRIKGELLAYAASKFTRTVFYSEALGKFSLTGDRHSFMSECLEKLTEIEKSEERNLEENLTKSMLEINRAIDGYRDRLQKLGELYNALRYECERLENQLKEAKKQKRPILKLLKQVESMRKRLDGIRDEMLKINTQIKVLNEKRKSLDDEYKRKLREAKLKIEELKKLDVKSMIIQPEEDELSIPVFQLVWIPVYRAKMMVTGSKLSREAVIQWNAVNGGGSYGSCLICGIELSNLTSLAVCDVCLHLVCQLHTTRCQACGARVCTKDSWTCESCKKTLCSKEPSLRCKRCEAMLCQECAGRCMKCGDEVAYCSGHLRTCSLCSSTLCDDHYEAHLVKCDCCSKIMCESTTLKCHVCYKLMCQDCFRVCVNCNRVVCDEHSWTCKTCGQTFCINEKRETCYTCHADVCSSHAHVCEICERTSCNDHAYKCSACGKLLCKTCIGEIRGFIIKKVLCTICTKTS
- the uppS gene encoding polyprenyl diphosphate synthase, translating into MLEKLLKLAGIYWLYTKWLENAVKNKPLPQHVGIILDGNRRWAKSRKADLEEGYKIGAKKVEELLNWCLKLGIKTLTLYAFSIENFKRRPEEVRAVMKVIEETLMKVQNDERLHKYRVKVKALGRLWLLPQSIQMLLKNLEDTTANYSDYYLNVAIAYGGRAEIVDAVRRISSLIVKGELRPDDINEELLERFLYTSHLPNPHPDLIIRTSGEERLSGFLLWQSAYSELCFLDVYWPEFRYIDLLRAIRTYQRRQRRFGV
- a CDS encoding Trm112 family protein produces the protein MGGKLKLRLMDLLACPMCKKFPLRLIIFNVESRERPQSVPSKCPLYCALKGGWVKDVNPSDDDCLHCFSREVIEGLIICDNCYRWYPIIDEIPHMLPDDQRLMDPEEELEFMRKWLERFPREVLEKGKPFNEASLKEGVVKRSKRK
- a CDS encoding putative sugar nucleotidyl transferase codes for the protein MEIATLCVFEDECYMNFLPLTYTKAVYELVCGSKTLLQRAVEILKPQKVVLIARDYLKDKIAERTGFTVNEGDVEGDTLIINGRLMLDSETLGVLERLKRGEAIINEESLLVAKLGEGVARGVITNRIFEPRLFRALADVTKAELKSIKYLWDIIKLTPIMLNEISSLGAPYSGSEIKVIGDPKMLRVLGDLQVDGPVIADVRRGPICVEGKCKIEGFTWIEGPTYIGRDCIIRGAYIRSGCYIGRTCRIGVGSELEETIIEGFTNKQHLGLIARSYIGEWVNIGAGTNNSDLKNTYGSVRVTIGDSKIDTGMLKLGCFISDHVKTSIGTQIYTGKTIGPFSHVHGFIFEDVPPFTIWAKSFGVEPVELTLESAIETQKRMYERRGIRQTEADVKLVKMLFELTTKERIKRGVKKAPFTLA
- a CDS encoding radical SAM protein: MPFDALKLSEAIERVVVRGMSRKYYRVARGGMWYGGIATADCCGCNLKCVFCWSGAPRDNPDKIGNFYTPSQIYSALKNCALKQGYKQVRISGNEPTIGRDHLLKVLELVEGDGLFNFILETNGILIGNDKSYAQALSKFSTVHVRVSLKGTCEEEFSLLTGALREQFNLQLQALKNLLDYGVSCHPAVMLSFSDRESLERLRERLSEIDPALPDNVEEEYVFMYPHVVERLKRSSINPKIAYHPNRIPEELI